The following are encoded together in the Triticum dicoccoides isolate Atlit2015 ecotype Zavitan chromosome 6B, WEW_v2.0, whole genome shotgun sequence genome:
- the LOC119325492 gene encoding putative disease resistance protein RGA4 translates to MEAAVGTVSWLLGKAITKLSDELVTAFVASSELGHNFQSIKLRLTYTLGLLQEAQRRDMRNSDGSALQSLLADLSKKADEAEDVLDEIHYFLIQDQLDGTSEAAVQEPATPQVGDVLRAHARDGRHAVRHTVGNCLQCFCFCSPTKDGDSAAVNITTKSHTTAMPNSGNDSRPIDRLPFNRIAMSNRIKSIVEEMNSICEPVSNLLNIANQSSAETSTTVTLNRPTTGSIVVQDKLLGRNDIFEQTVTALTCGMYHTETLSVLPLVGPGGIGKTTFTQHLCNDKRTEAHFTVKVWVCVSTDFDVLKLTRQIHSCIPATENEDSNFKNETSNLDQLQKSVADRLKSKRFLVVLDDIWKCNSASDWNNLLAPFRKGEIKGNMVLVTTRFPFIAHMVKTTDPVELKGLEPDVFFELFEGCIFGDRKPADYEDGLIDIARDISKKLKGSPLAANTVGRLLNKNISWEYWVGVLEKNEWQNAKGADDIMPSLKISYDYLPFLLKICFSYCALFPEDYKFYNFEITSFWTAIGILDSSYQNDKNYLEELVDNGFLTKGVDRSGDEYYVMHDLFHELSRNVSSQECVNISSFSFSADNIPHSVQHLSITTKDIYDGSFEEEMGKLKSKMDIGNLRTLMIFGLHDNRIANILKG, encoded by the coding sequence ATGGAGGCGGCTGTCGGCACGGTGAGCTGGCTTCTCGGCAAGGCAATCACAAAGCTGTCCGACGAGCTGGTGACCGCGTTCGTGGCCAGCTCCGAGCTTGGCCACAACTTCCAaagcatcaagctccggctgacgtACACGCTGGGGCTGCTCCAAGAAGCCCAGAGAAGGGACATGCGCAACAGTGATGGTTCTGCTCTGCAGAGCTTGCTAGCGGACCTAAGCAAGAAGGCAGATGAAGCCGAGGACGTGCTGGATGAGATCCACTACTTCCTGATCCAGGACCAGCTCGATGGCACAAGCGAGGCTGCCGTTCAGGAGCCTGCCACCCCGCAGGTCGGTGATGTTCTCCGTGCTCACGCTCGCGATGGCCGACATGCTGTTCGCCACACTGTCGGTAACTGTCTTCAATGCTTTTGTTTTTGTTCGCCTACAAAGGATGGTGATTCTGCTGCGGTCAACATCACTACTAAATCACACACCACAGCCATGCCAAACAGTGGCAATGATAGCCGCCCTATTGATAGGTTGCCATTCAACAGAATAGCCATGTCCAACAGAATCAAGTCCATAGTTGAGGAAATGAACTCCATATGTGAACCTGTCTCCAACTTGCTCAATATTGCAAACCAGAGTAGCGCTGAAACAAGCACCACCGTCACTCTCAATAGGCCAACCACAGGTTCAATAGTGGTGCAAGATAAACTGTTAGGGAGGAATGACATTTTTGAACAAACTGTAACTGCTCTCACTTGTGGCATGTATCACACTGAAACCCTTTCTGTACTGCCTCTTGTTGGCCCTGGGGGTATAGGAAAGACAACTTTCACCCAACACTTGTGTAATGATAAAAGGACCGAGGCACACTTCACTGTCAAAGTCTGGGTATGTGTTTCGACCGATTTTGATGTGCTTAAGCTAACCCGGCAGATTCATAGTTGCATACCTGcaactgaaaatgaagattccaatTTTAAGAATGAAACATCCAATTTAGACCAACTTCAAAAATCCGTTGCAGACAGATTGAAGTCAAAAAGGTTTTTAGTTGTCTTGGATGACATTTGGAAATGCAATAGTGCAAGTGATTGGAATAACCTGTTAGCTCCGTTTAGAAAGGGGGAAATCAAGGGCAACATGGTTCTTGTCACAACTCGGTTTCCATTTATAGCACATATGGTGAAAACAACTGATCCAGTAGAACTGAAAGGTTTGGAGCCTGATGTCTTCTTTGAATTATTTGAAGGATGTATATTTGGTGATAGGAAACCTGCAGATTATGAAGATGGCTTAATTGATATTGCAAGAGATATTTCAAAGAAATTAAAGGGTTCACCACTAGCAGCCAATACAGTTGGTCGGTTATTGAATAAAAACATTTCTTGGGAATATTGGGTTGGAGTTCTTGAAAAGAATGAGTGGCAAAATGCAAAAGGTGCTGATGATATTATGCCATCTCTAAAAATTAGCTATGATTACCTTCCTTTCCTTCTGAAAATATGTTTTTCATACTGTGCCCTCTTCCCGGAAGATTATAAGTTTTACAATTTTGAAATTACTAGCTTTTGGACCGCGATAGGTATCCTAGACTCTAGttatcaaaatgataagaattacttAGAAGAACTAGTAGACAATGGTTTTCTCACGAAGGGAGTTGATAGGTCTGGAGATGAATACTATGTTATGCATGATCTATTTCATGAACTATCCCGGAATGTTTCATCACAAGAATGTGTCAATATAAGTAGCTTCAGTTTTAGTGCTGATAACATCCCACATTCTGTTCAACACTTATCAATCACCACAAAAGATATATATGATGGAAGTTTTGAAGAAGAAATGGGTAAACTGAAGAGCAAGATGGACATTGGAAATTTGCGTACTTTGATGATATTTGGATTACATGATAATAGAATAGCTAATATTTtaaagggttaa
- the LOC119325491 gene encoding putative disease resistance protein RGA3 — protein MPKDISRLLNLRYFSSSKELHSNIPEVGKMKCLHELKEFYVKKECTRFELGELGELTELGGELTIYNLETVASRGEASAAKLKNKRNLTELRLVWGKERQTIDDEILEGLQPHPNLRVLGIINPGVASCPRWLCVDISTKRLESVHLQTLSWCPLPAFEQLPHLSSLTLKNIAGMSVFGPGFSGVTERSFMHLKKLEFADMPELEKWVDEPNSRLFSRLESIKFGGCPLLRVFPFLESSDLFTNLCSLHIDDCPEMSHFPPMPHTSTITDIRVKNDGSELLYDGKELSIKGYTRALAFHNMDKVEVMKITDVSHIFFADLQKLNSLRSIHFKKCDDMFSAELADSVVIHSVQNLGIEELCISGELFSMILRCFPALSQLTIKDCERLELMPVEDGGLSGLKMLQSFTGFSCGKLFSRWPKGEVAGGAHAIKPFPTFLRELNIFLEPSMQSIGLLSNLTSLTSLSLSSCDELTMDGFNPLMTVNLKKLTVNGINEEQDNISIAGDLLSQIARSNLMHTGSFQLEEFEVDSISAVLTVPMCSHLAASLHTLRFCLDQRATTFTEEQEQALQLLTSLKHLEFSLCDNLQSLPQGLRGLSSLKGLVMYKCEKIICLPPKESLPASLETLRLWRCSPELTEQARKLKESDRWFLVIVDGFLPDLLDLPADQEFTFWEI, from the exons ATGCCTAAAGACATTAGCCGCCTTCTGAATTTACGCTATTTTTCTTCTTCCAAAGAACTCCATTCCAATATTCCTGAGGTCGGAAAGATGAAGTGTTTACATGAGCTAAAAGAGTTCTATGTTAAGAAAGAGTGTACTCGGTTTGAATTGGGAGAGTTGGGAGAACTGACAGAGCTCGGAGGTGAACTCACTATATATAATCTTGAAACCGTGGCATCGAGGGGAGAAGCTAGTGCAGCCAAATTGAAGAATAAAAGAAATTTGACAGAGCTGAGATTAGTTTGGGGTAAGGAGCGCCAGACTATAGATGATGAAAttcttgaaggtcttcaaccacacCCTAATCTTAGGGTGCTTGGCATTATAAATCCTGGTGTTGCATCTTGTCCTAGATGGTTGTGTGTTGATATTAGCACAAAAAGGTTGGAGTCTGTTCATCTACAGACTCTTTCTTGGTGTCCTCTTCCAGCTTTTGAGCAGCTACCACACCTAAGCAgtctcactttgaaaaatattgctGGGATGAGTGTGTTCGGGCCTGGCTTTAGTGGTGTTACAGAAAGAAGCTTCATGCACCTGAAGAAACTTGAGTTTGCGGATATGCCAGAGCTTGAGAAGTGGGTCGACGAACCTAATAGCCGTCTATTTTCAAGGCTTGAAAGCATCAAGTTTGGAGGTTGTCCCCTTCTCCGCGTGTTTCCCTTCTTGGAGAGCTCTGACCTATTTACCAACCTGTGTAGTCTTCATATTGATGACTGCCCCGAGATGTCTCACTTCCCACCAATGCCTCACACCTCCACAATAACAGATATTCGTGTGAAAAATGATGGGTCAGAGCTATTATATGATGGTAAGGAATTGAGCATTAAAGGGTATACCAGGGCATTGGCTTTCCACAATATGGATAAAGTAGAGGTTATGAAAATTACGGATGTGTCACACATTTTTTTTGCAGACCTCCAAAAACTAAATTCATTGAGAAGTATACATTTCAAGAAATGCGACGACATGTTTTCTGCAGAATTGGCTGATAGTGTTGTCATCCATTCAGTTCAGAATCTTGGTATAGAGGAATTATGTATTAGTGGAGAATTGTTTTCAATGATTTTGAGGTGTTTCCCGGCCCTTTCCCAGCTTACCATCAAAGACTGTGAGAGGCTTGAACTTATGCCTGTGGAGGATGGAGGACTCTCGGGCCTCAAGATGCTGCAATCATTTACAGGATTTAGTTGTGGGAAGCTGTTCTCTCGGTGGCCCAAGGGAGAAGTAGCTGGAGGAGCTCACGCCATCAAGCCTTTCCCTACTTTCCTCAGGGAGCTTAATATTTTCTTAGAGCCAAGCATGCAGTCAATAGGTCTACTCTCAAACCTCACGTCTCTCACCAGTCTAAGCCTATCAAGTTGTGACGAATTAACAATGGATGGGTTCAATCCTCTCATGACAGTCAACCTCAAGAAACTGACCGTAAATGGTATAAATGAGGAACAAGATAACATCTCTATAGCAGGGGATCTTCTCTCACAGATTGCAAGGAGCAACTTAATGCATACAGGTTCATTCCAGTTGGAAGAATTTGAGGTGGATAGCATCTCGGCAGTGCTTACTGTTCCCATGTGCAGCCACCTTGCAGCAAGCCTTCATACATTGAGGTTCTGTCTTGATCAGCGGGCAACAACCTTCACGGAGGAGCAAGAGCAAGCGCTGCAGCTCCTCACCTCCCTCAAACATCTCGAATTTTCCCTATGCGATAATCTGCAGTCCCTCCCTCAAGGGTTACGTGGCCTTTCTTCTCTCAAGGGACTAGTGATGTACAAATGTGAAAAAATCATATGCCTGCCGCCAAAGGAGAGCCTCCCCGCTTCACTAGAAACGCTACGACTATGGCGTTGTAGTCCTGAGCTAACTGAGCAAGCCAGAAAACTGAAAGAAAGTGACCGATGGTTTTTGGTAATAGTAGATG GGTTTCTCCCAGATCTCCTAGATCTCCCAGCTGATCAAGAATTCACATTCTGGGAGATCTGA